The region AGCTTCCGCCAACCAGTACCTCTCCTCCGCCGGTTGCGCCCGAAGCGGTGAGGTGTGCGCCATCCTTCACCAGAACACGGTCACCCGTGGCTATAACCGAACCGCCCTTTCCGTCTGGCGAGGATGCATCAACCCTTCCGGCGACCGTCGCCGTGCCGCCCTCGGCATCAAGAATAATCCGACCCGCTTTCGACTGCAGGCTGGCGGTCTCAATAATACCGCTGTTGTTGACGGCTGATCGGGTCAATGCATTTGCCGCTCTTGCCGTCATAATCACACGGCCGCCATCGGCCTTGATCAATCCTTTATTTTCGGCCAGAGCGTCTACCGCTCCCTGATCCACCGTAAGGGTGATGAGCCCGTCACCATAAAAATCAAGAGATACCTGATTGCCTGCAGCCAGGGCCACGCTTCCTCCATGGGCCGTGACACGCCCCTCATTGGTTACTTTGGGGGCGATCAGCGCCACCACACCACCCGGCATAGCCGTTATGTTTCCCTGGTTGATAACTTGACCGGCACTGCCGCTGTTGCTGAATCTGTAACGTCCGGCAAGGAAGTCGCTGTCAAGCATATTGAGCGAAGATGCCACCAGACCGCCGACATCTACACGCGCTGTAGTGCCAAAGATGATGCCCGAGGGGTTAAGGAGGAATACCCGGCCGTTGGCCGAGAGCGAACCCATGATCTGGGTGGGGTTCTGGTCGGTGATGCGGTTGAGAACTGCTGATGAGCTGTTGGGCTGGTTAAAACGCACTCCGGCATCGGCACCGATGTTGAAGCTCTGCCAGTTGGCAATCATCTTCGGTGTGGACTGATCAACCGTCATCCGGTTGCTGCTGGTGGTAACAGTTCCGCCGCCGTAAGTGATCACACCGCCGGACGGAAGGGCTCCGGGATCAAGGCCATAGGCCATCTGGCCTGAAGCAAACAGCGCGATGAGAACCGCAAGGCTTTTCAGCCTCGATTTTGGAACACCTCCATTGGTCTTGACCTTCTCGGATACGACTATCCACCGCTCCTTCGTCTTCGACCAGATGACATTAAAAATTCTGTTCACGTTCGGGTGTTATCGGCTTTCATGAATTAAAACAACCCTCTGCCTGCGACCCATCAATAAAAACAATACTTTATTATATAAAGTGCCTTCATGTAACAATACACTTATAAAATATTCAGCAAATATCACGCCATACGGAATTACTCAAACAGGAGAGGCATCTCTATATCACTATTGTTCAATCTGTTGCGCAGCTTATGTCGTTTAACCGGATATCCGTATGCTCCATGGAATACCATAAATGCCTCAAAATGAGACAATCAATACGAGGATGAGCAATAAGTGATACGTTTTCCGATATTTTGGGAATCGGACAGAAGGGGGACGGAAATATTTCAGAGCAGGTGTTTTTGTACCGATAGCGGTAGAGTGCAGGGGAAAAGCCGACAAGAAGAAATATTCTTATTTATCTATTTTTTTTGTACATAAACGTCTGTATTACACATTCTATCCCTGATAGTTCTTCGATAGCTTACCTACAGAGAGTATGAATATACACCGGATTGCATAGTTCTCATGTTCGTCTCACTATTGTCTCATGTACCGCTCAAAAAGCTCCTGATTTACCGGACAGAACACCTTTAACCAATCAATCATGTGAAACGGGCGGGACACTATTGATTAATGAGCTATGTTGCCTGATAACAGAAGCGCCTACTTCAGCCGAAGAGAGAGACCGCTGCAGAGCAACCATGCCTCGGTGGCAATATTGGCGGCCTTCTGGTTTATGATCCCGGCTATATCCCGAAACTGTCGGGACATGGCATTATCGGGCACAATACCCATACCGACTTCATTGGACACAAGAATAATATCACAGGGGGGCTTGCTCAGAACATCAAAAAAAAGAGCGATCTGCTCATCAATCGCATGTTGATCGACAAGATGGTGCATCAGATTTGCCGTCCACACCGTCAGGCAGTCAAGCAGCACCAGATCGATTCCTTCTTTCAGATTCTGGAATGCACGCTGGGGAAAAAGCGGCTCCTCTACTGTCACAAACCGGTTGGACCGCTCCTCCTGATGTTTGCCGATACGACGCTGCATCTCTTCATCAAACGGTTCTGCCGTCGCAACAAACACCCGGTTCCGGTACCCGTTAGCCAGTTGCAGGGCGAATGTGCTTTTACCGCTTCTCGCCCCGCCAGTTACATATATTACCTTGTGCATCCTTAAAATATATAGTTACCCATAATCGGAATTTGTTCACGTGCTGGATTTATTGCTCGCAATATCCACTACCCAGCTCCGGGATTGATCCTGGACCCGAACCTTGATATGGAAGGTTTCACCCGGAGGATTTAAGATCTTGAAAGTTCGGGTTCCCGAATTGTAGCTTAACCATGACGGCAGCGGAGAACCGTTTAACAGGGTAACCCGCTCACCGCCAACGCCCTGTGTAAGACCGGTTTTAATCTCATCCGGAAGAGGAATAACCGTATTTACTGTTTGACGAACCAGCTTTCCGCCAAGAAAAACATTGATCACTCCGGTAAAGGGCGCCTGTGTGTCACTTCCCGGAGATGATCCTGTGACAGGAAGACTTGCCTGACTGATATCCGAAGTCATGCCCCCTCCGGTTGTCATCGCTACGGTGCTGCTGACATCACCACTCTTCATATCCGACAGGTTATCGAGGTTCATAACCGGGGCTAACTCGATTGAGCTGCCGACCGGAGCGACAGCCTGTGTATTGGTAACAGTTAAGGGCGCAACAGTTATGGATGCACTTGAAGCCGGAGCTGTCGTAGTGATCGGATTTGCGGGCATCAGGCTTGACACTGTTGCTCCTGCGGGCGAAGCAGGCGTTGCCTTAATAATCGGCAGAATTGTCTCTGATGCTGTGGTACTTTCTGTTTCAGTTACGGGTGCTTCACTGATATCAGCCGTCAGACCACTCTGCTGCTGCAGGTTGTAGTTTGCTGCATCCGCCCCGCTTATGGTGCTGCCTGTCACCGTCACACTCTTTCCTTTTCCAACATTCCTGTCTGCAAAGGTTCCTGCCGGTGTGCCGCCAAGCGTCACTACATCGCTGCCAAGCGGGGTTACCTTCGCTGTGCCCGTAAGTGTTGCCGTGGTCGTTGCATCATAGACCTTGTTCGATGCCGACAGGCCGCTCACCGTCAGATTCGCGCGGCTGATTTCAGCACTCAGAGCGCTCTGCTGCAGCAGGGTGTAGTTTGATGCGTCCCTACCGCTTATGGTGCTGCCTGTCACTGTCACACTTTTCTCTGTGCCAACATTCCTGTCTGCAAAGGTTCCTGCCGGAGTACCGCCCACAGTCACCACATCGCTGCCAAGCGGCGTCACCCTCGCCGTACCCGTAAGTGTTGCCGTGGTCGTTGCATCATAGACCTTGTTCGATGCCGACAGGCCGATCACCGTCAGATTAGCTCTGGTAATTTCGGCACTCAAAGCGCTCTGCTGCTGCAGGTTGTAGTTTGCTGCATCCGTACCGCTTATGGTGTTGCCTGTCACCGACACTGCTTTTCCTGCTCCAACATTCTTGTCTGCAAAGGCTCCTGACGGTGTGCCGCCAAGCGTCACCACATCGCTGCCAATCGGAGTTACCCTTGCCGTACCCGAAAGCGTTGCCGTGGTCGTTGCATCATAGACCTTGTTCGATACCGACAGTCCGCTTACCGTCAGATTCGCGCGGCTTATCGCATAGTTTTCCGTAGTCGTCGTGAAGTCACCGCCCCAACTGTAGTTCGCAGAATCCGTCCCTGTTATACCGCTTGCTTTCTGCTTGTAACTGCCGACTTTTGTATTACCGCTTGTACTCAACGATGCATTTACCAGCGTTCGCGTCACATCAACCACATCACCGGTGATCCTGTTATCCGTCACCGCACCATACACAAGCGAGTTTCCGTAGGTCGAACTTCCGTCGCCGATCGCCGTTACCTGGAGCTGCTTTTGATCGACCGTAAGCGTTTTTGAAACATAGGAGATGCCATATCCAAGCAGACTGGTCAATCCGGACTGACCGATTGTATGCGTACCTGCTGTATATTTACCGGATGAAGAGGTGGAACTGGATACACTTAATCCGCCTGATAACGCCTGTGCTTTGGTATCACTGTTTTGTTCTCCACTGATGGTGTAGTCGAGAGTTGGTGTTGTGCCATAGGTAATCGTTTCATTTGCAGCCGTAACGGTGACTGTCGGCTGTTCGCGGTAGATGGCGTTCTTGCCCGCAGCGAGAACAGTCGTATAATTCGATGCCGATTCATCGCTGTTGTAGCGGAAACGGCCTGTTCCCGTTCCGATGAATGCACTCAAACCGGTACTTCCGGAGATGCTTCCGGTATAGAAGGAAGCAATGCCGCCTGTTCCTAATGTTATCAACGGAGTGCCGGAAACAATGATGTTGCCACCCGTTGATGTCCCTGCCGCCGCCGATTTCCCGGCGTTCACCCTGATTGCTGTTGCCGAGCCATCCGTCGTGGAGAGATTGCCCGAAACCGTCAGGTCTCCGCTCAGGGTCGCAACATCAACCGTTCCTGATGCAGCAATGCCGGAAATAGTCAGTGCATTGGTATCAATGAGCGAAACAGCTCCGGCACTTGTCACGGTGACCGATGAAAAGTTATTCGAAGTATTATTGAAGGTCACAGTACCGCTCCCGGCAACAAACGTCACTGCTCCGGCTGTGGCTGTAACCACTCCGCTGCCACTGATGCTGCTGTTCGTGGTTGTCAGGGTTGTTCCTGCTCCTGCACCGAAAGTCGTAGCTCCGCTGTAGGAGTGAACTCCTGTGGTTTTTACCGAGCCTCCGTTTATAAAGAGCGATGTAGCTGAATCACCGGTGAACGATGCCAATGGCGTGGAGTTTCCAATCGTACCGCCAAGAGTGACACTTCCGGATCCGTTGATACCGAGCGCATATCCGCCATTGATAGTACCACTCAGAGTAAGTGCTGTACCGCTGTTCGATACAATACGGCTTCCACTGGCGAGCGTTATAAGGCCACCATAGGTCGATGCTGTTGTGGAGCTATTAGTAAGAGCTCCCGCTGTACCGCCGACACCAAGGCCGTTCAGCGTCAGCGCTTCATCTCCTATCGATATGCCGTTCAGGTCCAGCGTCGCGGTGTCTGATACCGTAACCCCGCCAGCTGTTGTGCCCATCGCCGAGCTATGACCAAGCTTCAACGTACCTGCGCTTACCGTCACCGCTCCACTGTAATCACTCGTCGTACCTGACAGGGTCAACGTTCCGTTGCCGCTCTTCGTCAAGCTTCCGGCGCCACTTATTTTCCCCCCGTACGTAAAGTCATTCGAACGATTGAACACAACTGCTCCCGAATTGCTCAACGTTCCGGTGTCGGATATTGAGCCGCTCGCTCCTCCTGATCCTATCGACAGCGTTCCCGTGCTTACCGTCGTTCCGCCGCTATACGTATTCGCTCCGCTCAACGACCACGTGCCTGTGCCGCTCTTTGTCAGTGTTCCCGTGCCGGTTCCGACTATACTCGCAATACTGCTTCCGCTTGCCGTTCCGCCAAGCGTCAACCCGAATCCGGAACCGGTTATCGTGCCGGTATTCGACAGGATTATGTTTCCATTTCCTGATACAATGCTGCTCGCACTTCCAAGTGTCAGCAACCCGCCATACGTTGCCGCTGTTCCGGAACTGTTGATTAATGCCCCATTCGTACCGACACCCAGGCCGTTCAGCGTCAGTGCTTCATCTCCTATCGATATGCCGTTCAGGTCCAGCGTCGCGGTGTCTGATACCGTCACCCCGCCAGCTGTTGTACCCATCGCCGAGCTATGACCAAGCTTCAACGTACCTACGCTTACCGTCACCGCTCCACTGTAATCACTCGTCGTACCTGACAGGGTCAACGTTCCGTTGCCGCTCTTCGTCAAGCTTCCGGCGCCACTTATTTTCCCCCCGTACGTAAAGTCATTCGAACGATTGAACACAACTGCTCCCGAATTGCTCAACGTTCCGGTGTCGGATATTGAGCCGCTCGCTCCTCCTGATCCTATCGACAGCGTTCCCGTGCTTACCGTCGTTCCGCCGCTATACGTATTCGCTCCGCTCAACGACCACGTGCCTGTGCCGCTCTTTGTCAGTGTTCCCGTGCCGGTTCCGACTATACTCGCAATACTGCTTCCGCTTGCCGTTCCGCCAAGCGTCAACCCGAATCCGGAACCGGTTATCGTGCCGGTATTCGACAGGATTATGTTTCCATTTCCTGATACAATGCTGCTCGCACTTCCAAGTGTCAGCAACCCGCCATACGTTACCGCTGTTCCGGAACTGTTGATCAATGCCCCATTCGTACCGACACCCAGGCCGTTCAGCGTCAGCGCTTCATCTCCTATCGATATGCCGTTCAGGTCCAGCGTCGCGGTGTCTGATACCGTCACGCCTCCCCCTGTTGTACCCAGTGCCGAGCTATGACCAAGCTTCAACGTGCCTCCGCTTACCGTCACCGCTCCACTGTAATCACTCGTCGTACCTGACAGGGTCAACGTTCCGTTGCCGCTCTTCGTCAAGCTTCCGGCGCCACTTATTTTTCCTCCGTACGAAAAGTCATCCGAACGATTGAACACAACTGCTCCCGAATTGCTCAACGTTCCGGTGTCGGATATTGAGCCGCTCGCTCCTCCTGCTCCTATCGACAGCGTTCCATCGCTTACCGTCGTTCCACCGGTGTATGTGTTCGTTCCTGAAAGGGTCAGAGTGCCCGAGCCCGCCTTCGTAATACCTCCCGTTCCGGACAACACGCCGCTGTATGTTCCTGAAGTGTTGTCTGAGTCTCCTATTGTCAATATATAGGAATCGAGTGCGGTCGAGCCTGCTCCTGTCAGTGAATCAATAACCTTGTTTCCTCCGATCGTAAACGATCCGGAATTTGCTACTCCCGAACTGGCAGCTATCGATCCCGTTGCATCAAGCGTTAAGGTCCCGTTACTGATCGTTGTTGCTCCGGTGTAGGTATTCACTCCGGAGAGTGTCACCGTTCCGGCTCCCGATTTGGTCAGAGCTTTGTTCGTACCGCCAAGAATAGCCGAAACCGTTGTGGTGCCACTGTCGTTGTTGATGAGGTAGCTGGTGCCGGTCAATACGCCGGTGGTGCCCGTTATGGAGCCATTGGTCAGGGTTACTGCGCCTATTGTGTCACTATATACCCCGATATCAAAAACAACTCCGCTTCCGTTGACTGTCACTCCTCCGCTCGAAAGTGCATTGTTTATCCCGTACTGCAATGTGCCCCCGCTTACCGTCGTCAATCCGGTATAGCTGTTAGCCGCTGACAGGATCAATGTCCCTGAATCAATTTTGGTCAGTGTCCGTGAAGATCCAGCTATTGCTTTGCTCACCGTGAGTGTACCTGTACCACCAAAAGTGGGGGTACCAGCGCCAAGCGTTATAGTCCCCTTGGTAGTTCCGCCCCAGCTTGCTGTGCCTGTAGTTATAAGCGTACCGATCAGTGACAGATCCTCATTGCTGATAGCGACATTGTTGATATTGAGGGTGCCTGTAGCACTGACTGTTGTCCCTTGATTTGAAGATCCTAATCCGGTCGAATTCGAAACAATGAGGGTTCCGGCGCTTATCGTTGTTGAACCTGAATAGGTATTATTACCTGACAGGGTCCATGTACCGGTTCCATCCTTGACGCAATTTCCGGTATTACTGTAAACGCCGGATAGCGTACATCCGACAACGCTTCCTCCAAAAGTCAGGATAGCGGTCGAATTTACGGTACCGGAAAGAGTAATCTGTGCATTCGCGGTATTCACTAAAATACTGGCTGGTGAATTCACCGTAATGGGACCTGAATAGGTCGTCGTTGACGAACCGCCGCCAACGGAAACAGCGGTGTTCGTCAGAGCTCCGGCTCCACTGTACCCCGTCCCGGCGATCGTCAATGGTTCAGGAAGAACAAGAGTATACCCGTTCAGGTCAAGTGTGGCTCCGGATATTACAGAGGTGTTACCAGCCGTTTTTCCAAGAGGACTATTGGCATCATTACCTGACGAACCAAGCTTGATTACGCCATTGCTGACAGTAGTCGTTCCCTGATAGGAGCTGACGCCAGACAAAATCAAAGTGCCGGTTCCCGATTTCGTAACCGATCTTGTTGAACCAGTAATATCAGAGATAGCTCCAGAGTACTCACCGCTGCCGCTGCCGACGTTAAACGTGGTGGTTCCTTTGCCTGAGATGTTTCCGTTTCCGCTTATGGTTCCACCCGCGTTCATCGTCAGATTCAGTGTGTATGATGAACTACTGGTGCCAATGTTTGCATTCAGCAGAATGTTGTTCGCGGCAGTAAGCGTCAGTGTTGGTGTACCGGTGTTCGTACTTTTCGTAATCGCACTGCTGACTGTAATATTTCCATCTTCAGATCCACCGCCTGTTGTTGTTACCGTTACACTGGTTCCTGCATTGAGTGAGGTCAGCAGTTGACCCGTACTGAGTATTGTCGAACCGGATGCATTCGGTGTCCAGATATTGGGATTTGCTCCACCCCATCCACCGCCTGCATCAGCAGAACCTGCGATTGTGACATTGTACGGGTCAAAGAGCCAGAGGCCGCTGCTTCCATTCAGCGCGGAAGCTCCGCCCTTTGATCCCTCTACATCCAGCCAGTGACCGGAAGTCTCGATTCTTCCACCGTCACCACTGTTGGCTCCGCCCTTCGCTTCAAAGGTACCGTAAGCACGGGTGACGGAGTCCGGGTTGGTCACGTCCGACCACGCTACCACGGTGCCGCCATTGCCGGTGTCGATGGCACTCGCTTCAAGCAGAGCTCCCGGCTCAACAATGGTGCCGGTCGCCTGACGAACCGAACTGGCGCTGTTCTGCCAGCTTCCGCCAACCAGTACCTCTCCTCCGCCGGTTGCGCCCGAAGCGGTGAGGTGTGCTCCAGCCTTCACCAGAACACGATCTCCCGTAGCAATCACCGAACCGCCCTTTCCGTCTGGCGAGGATGCATCCACTTTGCCGGCTATCATCGTCATGCCGCCCTCGGCGTCAAGAATAATCCGGCCGCCTCTCGCCTGCAGGCTTCTTGCCTCAATAATTCCGCTGTTGTTCACCACCGACTGAACCAGGGCATCGGCCGCTTTGGCCGTCATGATCACCCGGCCGCCATCAGCCTTGATCAATCCATTATTTTCGGCCAGGGCGTCTACAGCTCCCTGAGCAACCGTAAGGGTGATGAGTCCGTCTCCATGGAAATCAAGAGATACCTGATTGCCTGCAGCCAGCGCCACGCTTCCGCCAGGGGCCGTGACGCTCCCCTCGTTGGTTACTTTGGGGGCGATCAGCGCCACCACACCTCCCGGCATGGCCGTTATAGCTCCCTGATTGATAACTTGACCGGCACTGCCGCTGTTGCTGAATCTATACCTGCCGGAAAGGAAGTCGCTATCGAGCATATTGAGCGACGAGGCGACCAGACCACCGACATCAACACGTGCTGTACTGCCGAAAATAATGCCCGAGGGGTTAAGCAGGAATACCCGGCCGTTGGCCGAGAGCGAACCCATGATCTGGGTGGGGTTCTGGTCGGTGATGCGGTTGAGAGCTGCTGATGAGCTGTTGGGCTGGTTGAAACGCACTCCGGCACCGGCTCCGATGTTGAAACTCTGCCAGTTCGCAATCATCTGCGGTGTTGACTGGTTCACGGTCAACTGAGTGCCGCTGGTGGTAATGGTTCCCTCCCCGGAGGTGATCACACCGCCCGAAGGGAGGGAGCCGGGATCAAGGGCATAGGCCCGCTCTGCGGAGGCAAACAGCGCGATGAGAACCGCAAGACTTTTGAGCCTTGATTTGGGTACACCTCCATTGGTCTTGACCTTCTCGGAAACGACGATCCACCGCTCCTTCGATTTCGACCAGATGATGTTGAAAACCCTGTTCACTGTCGGTTATGTTGATGCAACCTTACACAACATGTTTATAACCCCTTCTGTTTTGTTCAACGTTGTGTTCCCTGAACCTTTCGCTCCACAAGAGCATCAACGTTGCGCAGGGAGAGCAGATGCGCATGAATCAGCGCCAGTGCGCCGCTGCGGAACAATTTTGTTACTTCGCTATCTGAAAGCTGTGCAAGCTTCTCCTCATCAACCACAAGCAGACCATTGAGTGCAATAGGGCTCCCTTCTGCCGGAGTCGCCTGCAGATCAACCGCTCTGATCAATCCATATTCGGCAAGCTGGGCGCCGAACTGCCGTGCCCGATCCATCTGAAGAAGATAGTCCTGAAGAAAAGCCTGGATTTCAAGCATTTTCGGTGCAGGCTCTCCATCCTCAAAAAGCGGAAGGCCACCCTCCAGATTAAAGCCGTCAAAATCCTCGTCAAAACAGACCGTGGTCTGACCCTCAGTACCGTCCGTGGTAATGAACGGGTAGCGTCTGATGTATGCCGGTATATAGCGGCCGTGCCAGGCACCCTCATCATCAACAAAAAGGTTTTCATTCTCCTCAAGCCCTAAAAGTGCGACAGGAAGAATGGCATTGTCGGAGGTATTGCTGAAAATAATCGGATAGAAACGGCCGGCATCAAAAAATTCTGCCGTTGCAAGCAGAACAGTCCGGGCTGATGCGGCATACCGGTATCCTTCCGGACTCGGGCTGACGGTCAGAGATGCATGAGCCTCCCTGTTAAGCGGAATCGGACGACTGTAAAACAGTGGCAGATTCTCAAGTGGTATATTTTGTTCCATTTTTATGGTCGGTTTATCTGGTTAACAACTACTCTTGTTTAAAATTTGTCTGCTGCTTTTGACAAGAAACTTTGTCAATGAGTGGTTCAGCTCTGCTTACTTGTTAAAATCAAAGGTTTAAAAGATATAATATACGTATAGTGAAAAGAAATACTGCAACCTTGCGTCTCACGAGCTAACACTCTTTGCTAAAAGGAGAAGAGTGCCATAAGCCACATACGGCTCTTGTCACTCCTGCCGTCCGAGTTATTTCCGGCAACGCTTCGTCCCGGATTATCTCCGATCACCCATGCCCAGCTTCCCCGTAATGTCAATCTCCCGTCAATAGCATAAGTGATACCGAATCCGGCTCCACGAAGCCAGTAACTGTTCAGATTGGTTGCTGTAGCCGGAATCTCCACCTCGTGCTTCTGGAGTCTGATATGTCCGGCATCATAGAACCCGCTGAACTGAAGACTTCCCCATCCCTTCGGGACTGGAGGCGAATATCGGATCTCAGCATTCAGCAACTCGCCTTCATCTCCTGAAGCCTCACTGATTGGATAGGCCCGAACACCGTTCGGCCCTCCAAGAGAGAATTTTTCACTGCTGTCAAGCAGGTCATCGGCTCTCTGGCCACTCACAGAAACATTGAGATTGATCTTCTCTGTCAGGCGCTGCTGGCGCATAACGGTAACATTCAGACGGGCATAACGGCCTTCGCCCCTGTTTGTAGCAGCGGCGGCGGCGAGCTGGTTGGCTTCATGCACGGTTCCGGCAGTCACCGCTACATTCAGGCTGCTGTATCCCCCGCCTAAAATCGTATCGTAATGGTCTGCGCTGGTCGTGAAGAGCACACTGTTTACCCTCTTGTGATGGAGTTCAATGTCATATTGACTATCGATAAGTGACTTGTTGCTGTACGAAATGCTCGTTATGATATTTCCCGCCCTGCTCCGGTGAATCGGATAACTCAATCCGGCGTCAATACTGCTGCTCTTTCCACCATATTGAAGGATCAGAAGATCACTTCCAAGCTCGTAGTTCATAGCGGTGTAGGCAAGGTTTCCCTTGAGTCCGTCATAACCAATGGGAAAGAGATAGCCGACACGTCCCTGACGCAGTCGTTCTCCCTCTGTCAGCAGTAAGGTTACCTGGTCACCGCAGCAGAAAGGGTCATCGAAAGAGAACATGGAGTTGGCTCGCCACTCCCCGGTGTAGAGATTGCCCTGATTATCAGTCCAGATAGATCCTGAAAACACAGGACCTTCAGCTACGGCAAGCTCTACTCCACTGGTGCCGGTCATGGTACCGGGAGAAAGGGAGGCCCGGGCTGAGATACCCGGCAGATCGCTGATGAGCAGCACCGAACGCTCAAGCGCACGCTCATTGATCGGCTTGCCTGCCTCCAGGGCGCTCTTGACAAAGCCTCGAAGTTTTTTATCGGATATTCTTACCTGTTTGTCGCGGTTTATGGTAAGGTTTCCGTCACTTTTACCCGGAGTAACGGCAATTTCAATAGTACCCATGGTGACATCCTGTTTGGGCAGATATGCCCGCGCAAGAAACCACCCCTTCTGCTTGAGATATGCAGTAACCTTCTCCGCTTCGCCGGACAGTTCTGCGAATGAGAGCTTTTTGCCGACAGCTCCCGCAACAACCGCCTGAAGCTCGGCTTCCGTTGCAAGACCTTCATAACCCGAAAAAACAAAAGCGTTAACATTGACACGCAGCGTACTTTCATCCGAAGGGGGCGCTTCCTTTACCGGCGCGGAAAAAGGCAATTGAGGAAGGTTCTGCATCTGATTCTGTTGATCACGCAAAATACTTCCGGCATCAGGAATTGGATTGGCGAAAAGAGGAGCTGAAGATAAGAGCAGCGATATTGAACCTATGGCAATGGCGACTGCGCGACACATAACGTGCTTATCGTAATGAAGATTATATCGTTCCGATAATTTCATCACAAAAGATCCTCCGGTTTTTGTTCAACAGAACATGTTAATAACGTCAGATTGTCAAGATGGTGTCAATAAAAACCGCCACCGGAACAACACCATTCATCAGCGAATTACAATCACTTTTAACTTCTAAATTTATGTGCAAATAGCGGGCCACTCTAATTACCAGAAAGAAACCATCACCGGAAAGCCCGAAATTCGCGGTCTGTAGGCCGTTCCATCACTATTTCAGCACTTCGCCATCCCCCGGAAGTGTCTCGATATCCATAACTGTCTCAATATGAGGCACATTATTGATTTATGAGCATATTGTGACACAATTCAAGACATTTACAGGCATCAGCCAAAGGAATCGAAAGAAGATATTCTCCCATATATTTCCTGTCAGCCGACGAATAAACAACAACAAAAGCCCACCAGCATAAGTCATATCTTACTTATCTATAGCTATTTAGAAACATCCAAAACAGGGTTTTCACTCAAAACACCATGAACGTTTAAACACCGAAGATCAATCGGGAAAATAAACGTATTTGTCTCATATTTGTCTCATATTCGTCTCATGTGTTCCGGATAAGAAGAGGGTTATCGTGCAGTAAATCTGGCATGAACGGTGACGTGATCGCG is a window of Candidatus Chlorobium masyuteum DNA encoding:
- a CDS encoding ShlB/FhaC/HecB family hemolysin secretion/activation protein — translated: MCRAVAIAIGSISLLLSSAPLFANPIPDAGSILRDQQNQMQNLPQLPFSAPVKEAPPSDESTLRVNVNAFVFSGYEGLATEAELQAVVAGAVGKKLSFAELSGEAEKVTAYLKQKGWFLARAYLPKQDVTMGTIEIAVTPGKSDGNLTINRDKQVRISDKKLRGFVKSALEAGKPINERALERSVLLISDLPGISARASLSPGTMTGTSGVELAVAEGPVFSGSIWTDNQGNLYTGEWRANSMFSFDDPFCCGDQVTLLLTEGERLRQGRVGYLFPIGYDGLKGNLAYTAMNYELGSDLLILQYGGKSSSIDAGLSYPIHRSRAGNIITSISYSNKSLIDSQYDIELHHKRVNSVLFTTSADHYDTILGGGYSSLNVAVTAGTVHEANQLAAAAATNRGEGRYARLNVTVMRQQRLTEKINLNVSVSGQRADDLLDSSEKFSLGGPNGVRAYPISEASGDEGELLNAEIRYSPPVPKGWGSLQFSGFYDAGHIRLQKHEVEIPATATNLNSYWLRGAGFGITYAIDGRLTLRGSWAWVIGDNPGRSVAGNNSDGRSDKSRMWLMALFSF
- a CDS encoding SapC family protein — encoded protein: MEQNIPLENLPLFYSRPIPLNREAHASLTVSPSPEGYRYAASARTVLLATAEFFDAGRFYPIIFSNTSDNAILPVALLGLEENENLFVDDEGAWHGRYIPAYIRRYPFITTDGTEGQTTVCFDEDFDGFNLEGGLPLFEDGEPAPKMLEIQAFLQDYLLQMDRARQFGAQLAEYGLIRAVDLQATPAEGSPIALNGLLVVDEEKLAQLSDSEVTKLFRSGALALIHAHLLSLRNVDALVERKVQGTQR